The Cucumis melo cultivar AY chromosome 9, USDA_Cmelo_AY_1.0, whole genome shotgun sequence genome includes the window GTCCTTTCTTCCCTTCTTCATATTCTCCCTCCTAACCacaaactttttatttcttccctaaattaatgttttaaatttCTCTCGATATAATCCAACTCCCTGTTTTAATCAAAAAGTCATTATTCCTCACTCCCCACAATTTCAAAGTCACTACCTAATGGAGGGGTTGTTTGGTTTGATTGAAAACCTTGAAAATGGAGTTATACCAATTAATCATACTATTGCGAAGATAGTTCATCCTTTAATTACATTCTTAATCCTTTcatttaaacaaaatttttaaattttatttttatctttacttaagggataaaatatttacgactattataacaaaatacataaagttaaccatttttttttgtcattcagacattctttctttttgtctttttcatcgtctttatcattttttttctcttttcttccatcacgtttcttttttttttcaaactttcttatttggttgttcaagatcgtgtaataaatatatatttttttctttttcttccatcttcgtctgtttcttttcttctttttatttttttcaaaccttcttctttggttgttcaagatcctataataaatataaaaaaattgcaaaaaaacgaccatttggtagccaaatctaaatgtacAACAAAAATAGCTCAATCATCATGTACAaagaatgttaaaaaaaaaactcctagATTTGGTTTAGATTAGGGTAGCAAAATATAAACTAtcgtaccaaacaatagccaaatataaacgtgGTTGACGGGtgatttttagtattttccGCAATGAACTCTagtctttttccctttttgtaATTGTTCTACATGgttgtgtaaatattttaccgatttcttatttttttaaaataacctCTTTAATTTATGTaatctatatttataattatatctatatctatactGGGTTAAAAAcgacaataaaaaaaaagttctacttgtctttttgttttttttttttttttttgcccttCAATCTTTTTTAATTTCCAATTGAGCCTTGCAACCTTTTTACTCACATCATTCCAATTTGGCTTTGCCTCACGTTATCCTGCTAACTCCACCAACAACGCTCCTTATGGAATCTTGTTTGACATGTCATTCACACACGAGCCATTATtgtacaaaaattaaaaaggaaTCACATGTTCATTCCGtagatatgaaaaaaaatatcttCTCTTCCAACGAATGGAGGAAAATGAAACTGAAAGAAGTATGGGCGGTGGGATCAATCACAAACTGATAATTGAAGAGAGTGGCACCTGCTATACTTAAATAGACTTGCATTATTGCCACACCGATATGAAAAACATTCAATTCCATTTTGCTCTTTCTTGATCATTGAGCAAAGAGAGAATATGGAATATTTCTTCACCTTCCCTTACTTCATCTTCCTTATCTTCACTTTCATAACCCTCCGATGTCTAATTCCGGGAAGACGAAACCCCAAGCTTCCCCCCGGACCAACACCGCTTCCCATCATTGGAAACCTCTTTGTTCTTAGACACAAACCCCACCAAGCTCTTACCAAGCTCGCCAAGTCTTACGGTCCAATTATGTCGTTAAAGCTTGGCCAAGTCACCACCGTTGTATTTTCGTCTGCAGAAACAATCCAACAAGTTCTTCAAACACATGACAATGTCTTGTCATATAGATTCATTCCCGATGCGGCAACAGTTTACGACCATGCCGAACTAGGACTTCCATGGATTCCCATCTCTCCTAATTACAAAAACCATAGAAAAATCTTCAACAACTATCTTTTATCTCCCAAGGCTCTCGACGCCAGTCGAGATCTTCGCCGCTTGAGGATAGACAAGCTTCTTGATAACATCCGACGATGCGCAGTGAATGGCGAGGTGGTGGACATAGGAAGAACTTTATTTTCAATGGCGCTTAATTTGATATCGTATACAATTTGGTCTGTGGATTTGGTGGATGAGGATTCAGAAATGACCAAAGAATTCAAGACAACTCTGAGAGGAAGCTTGGAAGAAATAGGAAGACCTAATATTAGTGACTTTTTTCCTATGTTGAAGAAGATGGATATTCAAGGTGTAAGGAGACGCACCACCGTTCATTTTGGAAAGATATTAAGTTTGATTGATGAGATGATTGATAAACGGTTGAAGATGCAGGAGTCACCTGATTTCACACCTAAAAATGATTTGTTACATTATCTTCTCAACATGAAGGAGGACAACAGTGGGATTCCTCTTGATAGAAACCAAATCAAGCATTCAATATTCGTAAGCCACTTTTTCTTCTTATGTTTTCATTATAATTCTCTTACACTCTATTTTTCTCATTAAATTCAAAActcgaaagttttttttttttgagcgATTCCTCTGTTTTTCATCAACCATAGGTAAATGGGGTTTCCTTTCTTTCTGTCCTTTTTGGTTATTTTGATTCCAAGAATCTGGTTtcttggattttttttaagGGGCCGTAAATTAAAGAATGAgatttggtttttgttttgatTGGGAATTTTTGGGTTTAGGATTCATGGGTGAGAACTTGGATGAGAATCAAGGAACCAAAGcttttcattcttcttcttttagtgTTTTCGTTAGTCTCAACTATCGGTTAACTTTAATCTAGGAAGCATTTAAAACTATTTAACAAACGTCAAGGACTCAAATGTCACATTTAAAACTTCATGAACTAAATATACATTAAGTTGTGGAACTAAAGAATTCCATccatatcatttttttatttcaaaataattgaAAAGTGATCACCAAGAAAACTACAAACAAAGATAGAGGAAGAAAaaggagttttttttttgtctactAAAGAAGataaagtttaaattaaatgatagtGTGATAGACTGTTGTTATTGGTGGATAACAATAAGGAGGTCAAACATAACAATCTCTGATTGTCACTATCTACTGGTGGTAAACAGTAATAGAGACtcctattgttttttttaatgataatgTTGTGCTGTTCAACACACtttaataatgataatattgTCCCATTCAACACACTTTATTccatgaaagaagaagaaaaagaaccatttgttattttaaaaaaaatgaaaacttacccaatttaaaaaatcttttgttttttttttctatactTGAAATTATTTCTACGTACATAAACTTTGTGTGATCTCTCTTTTCTAAGTacataaagagaaaaaaaagtcaaatagTCATCGAACGacaaaaacttaaaaattaaaattattatctgaggcatTTTTTAAACGCTTCACATGTTATAAAAGTTTGGATATAACATAAGCTTAGATTTAGAGTACttacaataataaatttaattatatcaatacTAGAACACAAACCAAAATTATAAGTTGTGTTTTAGGTTTTATTTACAGGAAGTTCAGATACAACAGGATCAGTAGCACAATGGATAATGGCATATCTCTTAAAAAATCCAAAACTTATGTGTAAAGCCAAAGAAGAACTAATGGAAGTGATAGGTAAAGGCAATCGAATTGAAGAATCACACATGGAGAAGCTTCCATATCTACAAGCAATCATTAAAGAAGCCTTAAGAATGCAATCATCATTTCTAATTCCACGTAAAGCAGAATCCGAAGTAATAATTTCAGGTTTCACAATTCCAAAAGGGACTCAAATTCTTGTGAATTTATGGGCTTCATGTAGAGACCCAAATTTGTGGGAAAATCCAGACGAGTTCATACCAGAAAGGTTCTtggaaagtaaaggaaaaaattTTGAGTTTATTCCATTTGGTAATGGGAAGAGGACTTGTCCTGGTCAAGGAATGGCAATGAGGATGTTGCATTTGATTGTTGGTTCTTTGATTCATTTCTTTAATTGGAAGCTTGAAGATGGAGTCACGCCTGAGAATTTGAATATGGATGCAAAGTTTGGTCTTACTCTTGTCAAAGCTCAACCAGTACGAGCTATACCTCTTCTTATCTAGGATTTAATTTACATTTCAAACTTTGTTATTCCCATTTTCTCTTTCATgtttattttaagaaataattaGTTTATCTCGAACAACTTTTATCGTTATTTATTCTAATAATTTGTAAGATTGTAACTTAATCATGTGGTGAATTTGTTTTGCTTTGCTTTTTTTGAAATATCACTACCTTTGGCAACAAGTCTAGCCTTGTATTGTTCAATATTGCCATTTGAGTCACGTTTGGTCTTAAAGACCCATTTACACccaactcttttactttctttaggCAATTTTACAAGATCACAGACTTCAATATCATTCATagattttaactcttctttcatgACATCTAACCATTTGGTAGAATTATCTCCTTTAATGGCTTGTGAAAACGAAAGTGAATCATTATCAATGCTTAAGTCAAATTCTGACTCATGCAAATAAACCAAATAGTCATCAGAAATAGTTGATCTTCTTAATTCTATTTCTTGTGGTCCCTCAGTTACAGGTTTATTTGTTACAATATCATTATGTGGTGTTTGACCATTAATTTGTTGTTCTTGTCGATTGTTAACAGAGTCAACAACTACAGGAACAACAACTTGAGAAGAAGTTATAGATGAAGGAATTTTCACCATAACTTCTTGAATTTCCACTTTTCGCGGTTCCAAACTCCCACTAATTATGTCATTCTCAATGAACCTTACATTTCAAGTTTCAACTATTTTCGTACTGTGGTTAGgacaataaaatctataccattttgatttttctGGATAACCAATGAAGAAACCCCTGGTTGTTCTTGAATCCAGTTTCTTTTCATGTGGATTATAAATTCTTACTTCCGCTTGACAACCCCAAACATGTAGGTGTCTTAAACTAGGTTTCCTTCCTGTCCACAGTTCAAAAGATGTCTTTGGAACTGACTTACTAGGAACcctgtttaataaatattaagcGGTTCTTAATGCATACATCCACAAGGACACAGGTAGAgatgaattaattaacatgcttctAACCATATTCATTAATGTACGATTTCACCTTTctgcaacaccattttgttgtggtgttcCTGACATTGTGTATTGAGCACATATGCCATGACTTTCTAGGAATTTAGCAAATGGATCGGGGCATTGTCCATTCTCGTCATATTTTCCATaatactcaccacctctatcagatcttaagattttcacctttctatctaattgtctttcaacttcatttataaatacttttaagGCATCTATTGCTTGAGATTTCTCATGCAATAAATAGATATAACCATAACGtgagaaatcatcaataaaggtgATAAAATACTT containing:
- the LOC103482680 gene encoding geraniol 8-hydroxylase-like; amino-acid sequence: MEYFFTFPYFIFLIFTFITLRCLIPGRRNPKLPPGPTPLPIIGNLFVLRHKPHQALTKLAKSYGPIMSLKLGQVTTVVFSSAETIQQVLQTHDNVLSYRFIPDAATVYDHAELGLPWIPISPNYKNHRKIFNNYLLSPKALDASRDLRRLRIDKLLDNIRRCAVNGEVVDIGRTLFSMALNLISYTIWSVDLVDEDSEMTKEFKTTLRGSLEEIGRPNISDFFPMLKKMDIQGVRRRTTVHFGKILSLIDEMIDKRLKMQESPDFTPKNDLLHYLLNMKEDNSGIPLDRNQIKHSIFVLFTGSSDTTGSVAQWIMAYLLKNPKLMCKAKEELMEVIGKGNRIEESHMEKLPYLQAIIKEALRMQSSFLIPRKAESEVIISGFTIPKGTQILVNLWASCRDPNLWENPDEFIPERFLESKGKNFEFIPFGNGKRTCPGQGMAMRMLHLIVGSLIHFFNWKLEDGVTPENLNMDAKFGLTLVKAQPVRAIPLLI